In one window of Phalacrocorax aristotelis chromosome W, bGulAri2.1, whole genome shotgun sequence DNA:
- the BSG gene encoding basigin, translating to MAAGAVGPRGLLALLLLLGGLAAGGAGTSPDIRTDVTDVSGKLILSCNMTEPYPGITGHEWMHGDKVVQTDEESSVFTTYIIEGKKEEHSGIYECIYKTSPMMKAQVNISVAPQVEAYKKSEHGNEGDTGVLTCKNPSFPPVSFWLWYKTGQEPIVNGSGRYIIKSSGNKTELRILKLNIEEDTGDYHCNATNFYGWSAATVNLRVRSRLAALWPFLGIVAEVLILVTIIFIYEKRRKPDEVLDDDDGGSAPLKSNATNHKDKNVRQRNAN from the exons ATGGCGGCGGGTGCTGTGGGGCCGCGCGGCCTCTTGgcgctgctcctcctcctcggcgGGCTGGCCGCCGGCGGCGCGGGGACAA GTCCAGACATCAGAACTGATGTAACTGACGTTTCTGGCAAGCTGATCCTCAGCTGTAACATGACTGAGCCTTACCCTGGCATCACGGGTCACGAATGGATGCATGGGGACAAGGTAGTGCAAACAGACGAGGAGTCGAGTGTCTTCACCACTTACAT AAttgaggggaagaaggaagagcacTCTGGCATCTATGAATGTATCTACAAAACAAGCCCGATGATGAAAGCGCAAGTGAATATTTCAG tTGCACCCCAAGTGGAGGCATACAAGAAGTCTGAGCATGGGAATGAGGGGGACACAGGCGTGCTGACCTGCAAGAATCCCTCTTTCCCCCCTGTCAGCTTCTGGTTATGGTACAAAACCGGTCAGGAG CCCATCGTCAATGGTTCTGGTCGATACATTATCAAGTCCAGTGGCAACAAGACAGAGTTACGCATTCTTAAACTGAATATTGAGGAGGATACAGGTGACTACCACTGCAATGCCACCAACTTTTATGGCTGGAGTGCCGCTACGGTAAACCTGCGTGTACGCAGCCGCCTGGCAGCACTCTGGCCCTTCCTGGGTATTGTGGCAGAAGTCCTCATTCTTGTCACCATCATCTTCATCtatgagaagaggaggaagccGGATGAGGTTCTTGACG ATGATGATGGAGGTTCTGCACCACT gaaaagcaatGCCACAAACCACAAGGACAAGAATGTCCGCCAGAGAAATGCTAACTAG
- the CDC34 gene encoding ubiquitin-conjugating enzyme E2 R1, with protein MARPLVPSSQKALLLELKGLQEEPVEGFRVNLVDEGDLYNWEVAIFGPPNTYYEGGYFKARLRFPIDYPYSPPAFRFLTKMWHPNIYETGDVCISILHPPVDDPQSGELPSERWNPTQNVRTILLSVISLLNEPNTFSPANVDASVMYRKWKESKGKDREYTDIIRKQVLGTKVDAERDGVKVPTTLAEYCVKTKTPAPDEGSDLFYDDYYEDDEMEEEADSCYGDEDDSGNEES; from the exons ATGGCGCGGCCCCTCGTGCCCAGCTCGCAGAAAGcgctgctgctggagctcaaagggctgcaggaggagcccGTGGAAGGGTTCCGGGTCAACCTGGTGGACGAGGGGGATCTCTACAACTGGGAGGTGGCTATCTTCGGCCCCCCCAACACCTACTATGAGGGCGGGTACTTCAAG GCTCGTCTCCGGTTTCCCATCGACTACCCCTATTCTCCTCCTGCCTTTAGGTTCTTAACCAAAATGTGGCACCCCAATATCTATGAG ACCGGCGATGTCTGCATCTCCATCCTCCATCCGCCAGTGGACGACCCGCAGAGCGGGGAGCTGCCGTCCGAGCGGTGGAACCCCACCCAGAACGTGCG GACCATTCTCCTGAGTGTGATCTCGCTGCTGAATGAACCCAACACATTTTCTCCAGCCAACGTGGATGCCTCTGTGATGTACCGCAAGTGGAAGGAGAGCAAAGGGAAGGACCGGGAGTACACGGACATCATCAG GAAGCAAGTCCTGGGCACAAAAGTGGACGCTGAGCGGGATGGCGTGAAGGTCCCTACCACACTGGCAGAGTACTGTGTGAAGACCAAGACTCCAGCCCCAGATGAGGGCTCAGACCTCTTCTATGATGACTATTATGAGGATGatgagatggaggaggaagcagaCAGCTGTTATGGTGATGAGGATGACTCTGGCAATGAGGAATCTTGA
- the TPGS1 gene encoding tubulin polyglutamylase complex subunit 1: MAAYEKRRAAAAPAPAPAPGTGSGLAEPARAAADGLGSEAEFLLQAGVTAMVREALLKVLEARPEEPVSFLADYFERLVLGSPGAAGEAAAELPGVPQRLARALWYVRLAHHSHRTAFDSNAGAAYEVLGAGGRRRKAGVDGRLYSELLRRICLHGGAPAEAASALLGRVRCRDHEAVPFDIFRYGVLTCFVLLEFAAKADALFGVLDGGSGAADGRVCQAVLRALEEALGTGHFSLPSHYLEAGSKLGPDGLALAMDRALQERKLSTSMSREEFLKKATALFVAKVKPVE; this comes from the exons ATGGCGGCGTACGAGAAgcggcgggcggccgccgccccggccccagccccggctccGGGGACTGGCAGCGGGCTGGCGGAGCCGGCTCGCGCTGCGGCCGACGGGCTGGGGAGCGAGGCGGagttcctgctgcaggctggcgTCACCGCCATGGTGCGGGAGGCGCTGCTGAAGGTGCTGGAGGCGCGGCCCGAGGAGCCCGTCTCCTTCCTGGCTGACTACTTCGAGCGGCTGGTGctgggcagccccggggcggcgggcgagGCCGCTGCGGAGCTCCCGGGGGTTCCGCAGCGCCTGGCCCGGGCGCTGTGGTACGTGCGCCTGGCTCACCACTCCCACAG GACGGCCTTCGACAGCAACGCCGGCGCGGCTTACGAGGTGCTGGGCGCCGGCGGTCGGCGGCGGAAGGCGGGAGTAGACGGGCGGCTGTACAGCGAGCTGCTGCGGCGCATCTGCCTTCACGGGGGAGCACCGGCGGAGGCGGCGTCAGCATTGCTGGGGCGGGTGCGATGTCGCGACCACGAGGCCGTGCCTTTCGACATCTTCCGCTACGGCGTCCTCACCTGCTTCGTGCTGCTGGAGTTCGCAGCCAAGGCAGACGCGCTCTTCGGCGTCCTGGACGGTGGCTCCGGTGCCGCCGACGGCAGGGTCTGCCAGGCCGTGCTGCGGGCGCTGGAGGAGGCTCTGGGCACCGGCCACTTCTCTCTGCCCAGCCACTACCTGGAGGCAGGCTCCAAGCTGGGGCCGGATGGCCTAGCCCTGGCCATGGACCGGGCgctgcaggagaggaagctCAGCACCTCCATGAGCCGGGAGGAGTTCCTGAAGAAAGCCACTGCCTTGTTCGTTGCAAAAGTGAAGCCCGTTGAATAA
- the MADCAM1 gene encoding mucosal addressin cell adhesion molecule 1, protein MEPAPLLLLLGLLWGCSGQPADKLVVVPQELVVRYGGSAQLNCSLACMGGTVQWKGLDTNLGTITSFPTHSVLNISSAVVAMEGTKICQGTCQGQHYQRTVNLKVYAPPDTLQLEVGPRTLKPGQPARLRCSAQRVYPLEKLALTWYRGDQELEETGFDDTETDEQLFDIVSTLLVAGKEVEEGVEFRCKVMLSIGQETFTRVASVTVSAGAVTEQPVATATSTGSPRTAATTTGSPSTAGSMTTTVLPPELSVSTHDPTTAQTTTPWEPNAETILELAAATDSPSTEHPVPHDLVTGSPTARLATTTLPGSSTTSPPAEVQGTAADSTSWGSPPVEKATGPSVGTVPACSLRIWSLPPNGTRGRALHIKCRAWCAGNATIHWLHTPVALSQYQEEVAGSSSTLRLDHAGPQHQGHYQCTLLGHHSQAVSLQLTVLDDSFSLGPAIAMGTTVSLLGLIMTGIISRCLWKRFRSQDLYKLP, encoded by the exons ATGGAACCggctcctctcctcctcctcctcggcttgctgtggggctgcagtG GGCAACCTGCAGACAAGCTGGTGGTGGTGCCACAGGAGCTGGTGGTGCGGTACGGGGGCTCGGCACAGCTGAACTGCTCCCTGGCCTGCATGGGGGGCACAGTGCAGTGGAAGGGGCTGGACACCAACCTGGGGACCAtcacctccttccccacccacaGCGTCCTGAACATCAGCAGTGCTGTGGTCGCCATGGAGGGCACCAAGATCTGCCAGGGGACATGCCAAGGGCAGCACTACCAGCGCACTGTCAACCTGAAGGTCTATG cccccccagacacgctgcagctggaggtgggCCCCCGCACCCTGAAGCCAGGGCAGCCCGCCAGACTGCGCTGCTCAGCCCAGAGGGTGTACCCGCTCGAGAAGCTGGCGCTCACCTGGTACCGGGGGGACCAAGAGCTGGAGGAGACAGGCTTCGATGACACGGAGACTGATGAACAGCTGTTTGACATCGTGTCCACTCTGCTGGTGGCTGGGAAGGAGGTGGAAGAGGGGGTGGAGTTCAGGTGCAAGGTGATGCTGAGCATTGGGCAGGAGACCTTCACCCGGGTGGCATCTGTGACCGTGAGTGCTGGAG CTGTGACAGAGCAGCCAGTGGCCACGGCCACCTCCACGGGGAGCCCCCGGACAGCGGCAACTACAACAGGGAGCCCCAGCACAGCCGGGTCCATGACCACCACAGTGTTGCCCCCAGAGCTGAGTGTCTCCACACATGACCCCACCACAGCCCAGACCACCACACCATGGGAGCCCAACGCCGAGACcatcctggagctggctgctgccaccgaCTCCCCCTCCACAGAGCACCCTGTCCCCCACGACCTCGTCACAGGCAGTCCCACGGCACGCCTGGCCACCACCACGCTCCCTGGCTCCAGCACCACGAGTCCCCCGGCTGAGGTGCAGGGGACAGCTGCGGACAGCACCAGCTGGGGGTCTCCCCCGGTGGAGAAGGCGACAGGGCCATCCGTGGGGAcagtgcctgcctgcagcctgcggATCTGGTCACTGCCTCCCAACGGGACGCGGGGCAGGGCCCTGCACATCAAGTGCCGCGCGTGGTGCGCCGGGAATGCCACCATCCACTGGCTGCACACCCCTGTGGCCCTCTCACAGTACCAGGAGGAGGTGGCGGGCAGCAGCTCCACGCTGCGGCTGGACCATGCCGGGCCCCAGCACCAGGGCCACTACCAGTGCACCCTGCTCGGCCACCACTCCCAGGCGGTCAGTCTGCAGCTGACAGTCTTGGACG ATTCCTTCAGCTTGGGCCCTGCCATTGCCATGGGGACAACGGTCTCGCTGTTAGGACTCATCATGACTGGCATCATCTCTCGTTGCCTGTGGAAACGATTCAGATCTCAGGACCTGTACAAGCTGCCCTAG